Proteins encoded by one window of Superficieibacter sp. HKU1:
- a CDS encoding AraC family transcriptional regulator, giving the protein MNGEKSGDWLDFRREGESGIESVSAHFTGHAYDPHDHDEVLVGFTQQGVQRFRCHRALHTSSPGRAILIEPGAVHDGHAPDTDGFTYSMLYLPQAWVSTQLAQRGLATISLIEAAFRHTLTDDVTLFCAIQQTFFAFHHQEGKLARDQSMDRLLGLLTRHIKVASPSQKSDTLLHMQRIREILHERMAEDIGLDELSRLAGIDRFRLSRQFSKAFGQTPHAYLVRLRLRSARALLAHGQEPAQVAAQVGFADQSHLGRWFQRAYRMSPAAFQQQSTNVLSR; this is encoded by the coding sequence ATGAACGGTGAAAAAAGCGGCGACTGGCTTGATTTCCGCCGCGAGGGTGAAAGCGGCATCGAAAGCGTGAGCGCTCATTTCACCGGTCACGCCTACGATCCGCACGACCACGATGAAGTGCTGGTGGGTTTTACCCAGCAGGGTGTGCAGCGTTTTCGCTGCCACCGTGCGCTTCATACCAGCAGTCCCGGCCGCGCCATTTTGATTGAACCCGGGGCGGTTCACGACGGGCACGCTCCGGACACCGACGGTTTTACCTACTCCATGCTTTACCTGCCGCAAGCCTGGGTCTCCACCCAGCTCGCGCAGCGCGGGCTGGCCACTATTTCGCTGATCGAGGCGGCCTTTCGCCATACCCTGACTGACGACGTCACGCTTTTCTGTGCCATCCAGCAGACCTTTTTTGCTTTCCACCATCAGGAGGGCAAACTGGCGCGCGATCAGAGCATGGATCGGCTTCTTGGTTTACTCACCCGCCATATCAAGGTCGCTTCACCGTCGCAAAAAAGCGATACGCTACTGCACATGCAGCGGATCCGGGAGATTTTGCATGAGCGGATGGCGGAAGATATTGGCCTTGATGAATTATCCCGCCTCGCGGGTATCGATCGTTTTCGCCTGAGTAGACAGTTTTCCAAAGCCTTTGGTCAAACGCCACATGCGTATCTTGTCAGGCTGCGACTACGCAGCGCCAGAGCATTACTGGCGCATGGACAAGAGCCTGCGCAGGTCGCCGCTCAGGTCGGTTTTGCCGATCAAAGCCATCTGGGAAGGTGGTTCCAGCGCGCGTACCGGATGTCTCCCGCCGCCTTTCAACAACAGAGCACAAACGTTCTATCCCGCTGA
- the modF gene encoding molybdate ABC transporter ATP-binding protein ModF → MSLLHISQGTFHLSDTCVLTIPDLTLSAGESWAFVGTNGSGKSALARALAGELPLGKGTRESGFSRPVRLSFEQLQKLVSDEWQRNNTDLLSPGEDDTGRTTAEIIQDEVINPERCAQLAAWFGITSLLTRRFKYLSTGETRKTLLCQALMSEPDLLILDEPFDGLDVASREQLATLLATLNEQGYTIVLVLNRFDEIPDFVRHAGVLADRTLIDTGEKETLLRQALIGQLAHSERLKDITLPEPDEPSVRLTLAANAPRIILNDGVVSYDDRPILNHLSWTVKPGEHWQIIGPNGAGKSTLLSLITGDHPQGYSNDLTLFGRRRGSGETIWDIKKHIGYVSSSLHLDYRVSTTVRNVILSGYFDSIGIYQAVSDRQHKLAQQWLDILGMDNRTADAPFHSLSWGQQRLALIARALVKHPTLLILDEPLQGLDPLNRQLVRRFVDILMGEGETQLLFVSHHAEDAPECITHRLAFVPEGESYRYVLEAI, encoded by the coding sequence ATGTCATTGTTGCATATTTCGCAAGGCACGTTTCATTTGAGTGATACCTGCGTTCTGACCATTCCTGACCTGACGTTAAGCGCTGGCGAAAGCTGGGCCTTTGTCGGCACGAATGGCAGCGGTAAATCGGCCCTCGCCAGAGCTCTCGCTGGTGAGCTGCCACTGGGTAAAGGCACCCGGGAGAGTGGTTTTTCGCGCCCTGTCCGCCTTTCTTTTGAGCAGTTGCAAAAGCTGGTCAGCGATGAATGGCAGCGCAATAATACCGATCTGCTGAGCCCGGGCGAAGACGATACCGGGCGCACCACCGCGGAAATTATTCAGGATGAGGTCATAAATCCCGAACGCTGCGCGCAGCTTGCCGCCTGGTTTGGTATCACATCGCTACTTACCCGCCGTTTCAAATACCTTTCTACTGGAGAAACGCGTAAGACGCTGCTATGCCAGGCGTTAATGTCCGAGCCGGATTTGCTGATCCTTGACGAGCCGTTTGACGGCCTGGACGTGGCTTCGCGTGAACAGCTGGCAACGCTGCTGGCGACGCTCAATGAGCAGGGCTATACGATTGTGCTGGTCCTCAATCGCTTTGACGAGATCCCTGATTTCGTGCGGCATGCTGGCGTACTGGCTGACCGCACGCTGATCGACACCGGCGAAAAAGAAACCTTATTGCGGCAGGCGCTGATCGGGCAGCTGGCGCACAGTGAACGTTTGAAAGACATTACGCTGCCCGAACCCGACGAGCCGTCGGTGCGCCTGACGCTTGCCGCCAACGCCCCGCGAATTATTCTCAATGATGGCGTCGTCTCTTATGACGATCGTCCCATTCTCAATCATCTTAGCTGGACGGTAAAACCCGGTGAGCACTGGCAAATTATCGGTCCTAACGGCGCAGGGAAATCGACGCTACTGAGTTTGATTACAGGCGATCATCCCCAGGGTTACAGCAACGATTTGACGCTCTTTGGTCGCCGTCGCGGCAGCGGAGAAACCATCTGGGATATTAAAAAGCACATTGGCTACGTCAGCAGCAGCCTGCATCTGGATTACCGCGTTAGCACTACTGTACGTAACGTGATCCTCTCCGGCTATTTTGATTCAATTGGCATTTATCAGGCGGTTTCTGACCGACAACATAAACTGGCGCAGCAGTGGCTGGATATCCTTGGCATGGATAACCGCACCGCCGACGCTCCTTTCCACAGTCTTTCCTGGGGACAACAACGGCTGGCGCTGATTGCGCGGGCGCTGGTAAAGCACCCGACCCTGTTGATCCTCGACGAGCCGCTTCAGGGACTCGATCCGCTGAACCGCCAGCTCGTTCGCCGTTTTGTCGATATTCTGATGGGGGAAGGTGAAACACAACTGCTGTTCGTTTCGCACCATGCGGAAGACGCGCCAGAATGCATCACCCACCGGTTAGCGTTTGTGCCGGAGGGCGAAAGCTATCGGTACGTACTGGAAGCTATTTAA
- the modE gene encoding molybdenum-dependent transcriptional regulator, whose translation MQAEILLTLKLQQRLFADPRRITLLKHIAQTGSISQGAKDAGISYKSAWDAINEMNQLSEQPLVDRATGGKGGGGALLTRYGQRLIELYDLLAQIQQKAFDVLSLDDGLPLNSLLAAISRFSLQTSARNQWFGTVTGRDHDRVQQHVDILLADGETRLKVAITAQSGERLGLDEGKEVLVLLKAPWVNITQDRAEAAESDNQLAGVISHIERGNEQCEVLMTLPDGQILCATLPVDRAVGFEDGSEVIAYFNADRVIIATLC comes from the coding sequence ATGCAGGCTGAAATTCTTCTCACACTGAAACTCCAGCAGCGTCTTTTTGCCGATCCGCGCCGCATTACGCTGCTCAAGCACATCGCGCAAACTGGCTCCATCAGCCAGGGCGCTAAAGACGCGGGCATCAGCTACAAAAGCGCCTGGGATGCGATCAATGAAATGAATCAGCTCAGCGAGCAGCCGTTGGTGGACAGAGCCACCGGTGGTAAAGGCGGCGGTGGCGCATTGCTCACGCGTTACGGTCAACGGCTGATTGAACTATACGATCTGCTGGCGCAGATCCAGCAAAAAGCGTTTGATGTGTTGAGCCTTGATGACGGCCTGCCGCTGAACAGCCTGCTGGCAGCCATCTCCCGCTTCTCGCTGCAAACCAGCGCCCGTAATCAGTGGTTCGGCACCGTCACCGGACGCGATCACGATCGGGTTCAACAGCATGTGGACATCTTACTGGCGGATGGCGAAACCCGGTTGAAAGTGGCGATCACGGCGCAGAGCGGCGAGCGTCTTGGGCTGGATGAAGGAAAAGAGGTACTGGTGCTCCTGAAAGCGCCGTGGGTTAACATCACGCAGGATCGCGCCGAGGCGGCGGAATCTGATAACCAGCTCGCCGGTGTCATTAGCCATATTGAACGTGGCAATGAACAGTGCGAAGTGCTGATGACGCTCCCGGACGGGCAAATCCTTTGCGCTACTCTTCCTGTTGATCGCGCGGTCGGGTTTGAAGACGGTAGCGAAGTGATCGCGTATTTCAATGCCGATCGGGTGATTATCGCCACGCTGTGCTGA
- the pgl gene encoding 6-phosphogluconolactonase → MKQTVYTASPESQQIHVWSLNSEGSLTLVQVVDVPGQVQPMVVSPDKRYLYVGVRPEFRVLAYRIAPDNGALTFAAEAPLPGSPTHISTDRSGRFIFSASYNAGNVGVVRVQDGLPVETVDVVEGLEGCHSANISPDNRTLWVPALKQDRICLFTLSDDGKLVAQTPEEVKTVEGAGPRHMAFHPNQQYAYCVNELNSSVDVWDLSNAHDQVECIQTLDMMPAGFADTRWAADIHITPDGRHLYTCDRTSSTLTIFSVSEDGSVLAVEGHQPTETQPRGFNVDHSNRYLVAAGQKSHHIALYEIQGKQGLLEEKGRYAVGQGPMWVVINAY, encoded by the coding sequence ATGAAACAAACCGTTTATACCGCCAGCCCGGAAAGCCAGCAAATCCATGTCTGGAGCCTTAATTCAGAAGGATCGCTGACACTGGTTCAGGTTGTTGACGTGCCGGGTCAGGTGCAGCCGATGGTCGTCAGCCCGGATAAACGCTACCTGTATGTTGGCGTGCGTCCCGAGTTTCGCGTGCTGGCCTATCGGATTGCGCCGGACAACGGCGCGCTCACTTTTGCGGCAGAAGCGCCGCTGCCGGGCAGCCCGACCCATATTTCTACCGATCGTAGCGGACGCTTTATTTTCAGTGCATCCTACAATGCGGGCAACGTTGGCGTGGTGCGCGTGCAGGACGGCTTGCCGGTCGAAACGGTTGACGTAGTGGAAGGGCTGGAAGGGTGCCATTCCGCGAATATCTCCCCGGACAACCGCACGTTGTGGGTGCCCGCGCTGAAGCAGGATCGTATCTGCCTGTTTACCCTTAGCGATGACGGTAAACTGGTCGCGCAAACGCCGGAAGAGGTGAAAACGGTGGAAGGCGCGGGGCCGCGACATATGGCGTTCCATCCGAACCAGCAGTACGCCTATTGTGTGAATGAGCTGAACAGTTCGGTCGACGTATGGGATCTCAGCAATGCTCACGATCAGGTAGAGTGCATTCAGACGCTGGATATGATGCCTGCCGGTTTTGCCGATACGCGCTGGGCAGCGGATATTCACATCACGCCGGATGGCCGCCATCTGTACACCTGCGACCGCACCTCAAGTACCCTCACTATCTTCAGCGTCTCCGAAGATGGCAGCGTGCTGGCGGTGGAAGGTCATCAGCCGACTGAAACGCAGCCGCGCGGCTTTAACGTCGATCATAGTAATCGCTATCTCGTTGCCGCCGGGCAGAAATCCCATCATATCGCCCTGTATGAAATTCAGGGCAAGCAGGGACTGCTGGAAGAGAAAGGCCGCTACGCGGTAGGCCAGGGGCCGATGTGGGTGGTGATTAACGCTTACTGA
- a CDS encoding putative acyl-CoA thioester hydrolase encodes MNTFSVSRLTLALLVGATLTACSSTPADQQPSSQVAPGTTARPILTAGEAKNFTADHYFLSLNPNAAPWKPSAINLLAQPDFVVGPAGTAGVTHTTIQAAVDAAITRHTSKRQYIAIMPGEYEGTVYVPIASGSLTLYGTGDKAIDVKISAAIDSEIDPTSWRRLVNPSGKYMPGKPAWYMFDKCQSKRAATVGVMCSAVVWSQNNGLQLQNLTIENNLGDSVDAGTHQAVALRSDGDQVQINNVNILGRQNTFFVTNSGVQNVLQNDRQTRTLVTNSYVEGDVDLVSGRGAVVFDNTDFRIVNSRTQQEGYVFAPATLSNVYYGFLATNSRFTAAGDGVAQLGRSLDVDGNVNGQVVIRDSVINQGFNMEKPWADAAMSKRPFSGNTGAQDEKGQIQRDLNDTQFNRMWEFNNRGVGSQVVGQAK; translated from the coding sequence TTGAACACATTTTCGGTTTCTCGCCTGACTCTGGCACTGCTTGTGGGCGCGACGCTGACCGCCTGTAGCTCAACGCCCGCCGATCAACAGCCGTCCTCCCAGGTTGCGCCCGGCACTACAGCGCGTCCCATCCTGACGGCCGGGGAAGCTAAAAACTTCACCGCCGATCATTATTTTCTGTCACTGAACCCGAACGCCGCGCCGTGGAAACCTTCGGCGATTAACCTTCTCGCGCAGCCCGATTTCGTGGTTGGACCCGCCGGAACGGCAGGCGTGACGCATACCACCATTCAGGCAGCCGTGGACGCGGCCATCACGCGTCATACCAGTAAGCGTCAATACATCGCCATTATGCCGGGTGAGTATGAAGGCACCGTCTATGTGCCCATCGCCTCCGGCAGCCTGACCCTGTACGGCACCGGCGATAAAGCCATCGACGTGAAAATCAGCGCCGCGATTGATTCCGAAATCGATCCGACAAGCTGGCGTCGACTGGTCAATCCATCAGGCAAATATATGCCGGGTAAACCAGCGTGGTATATGTTTGACAAATGCCAGAGCAAACGCGCCGCCACCGTTGGCGTAATGTGTTCTGCAGTCGTATGGTCACAAAATAATGGCCTGCAATTGCAGAACCTGACTATCGAAAACAACCTTGGCGACAGCGTTGATGCGGGTACCCATCAGGCCGTTGCCCTGCGCAGCGATGGCGATCAGGTACAGATTAACAACGTCAACATTCTGGGTCGTCAGAACACCTTTTTTGTGACCAACAGTGGCGTGCAGAACGTGCTGCAAAACGATCGCCAGACCCGCACGCTGGTCACGAATAGCTATGTTGAAGGCGATGTCGATCTGGTGTCCGGCCGCGGCGCGGTGGTGTTTGATAACACCGACTTCCGCATCGTGAATTCCCGCACCCAGCAGGAAGGCTACGTATTCGCCCCGGCAACGCTGTCCAATGTCTATTATGGTTTCCTCGCGACCAACAGCCGCTTTACCGCTGCTGGTGACGGCGTGGCGCAGCTCGGACGCTCGCTGGATGTCGACGGTAACGTCAACGGCCAGGTGGTGATCCGTGACAGTGTGATTAACCAGGGCTTTAACATGGAAAAACCATGGGCCGATGCCGCCATGTCCAAACGTCCGTTCAGCGGCAATACCGGTGCGCAGGATGAGAAAGGTCAAATCCAGCGTGACCTGAACGACACCCAGTTTAACCGCATGTGGGAATTTAATAACCGCGGCGTGGGTAGCCAGGTTGTCGGGCAGGCGAAGTAG
- the modB gene encoding molybdate ABC transporter permease subunit — MILTDPEWQAVLLSLKVSSLAVIFSLPFGIFFAWLLVRRHFPGKALLDSLLHLPLVLPPVVVGYLLLVSMGRRGAIGAWLYDWFGITLAFSWRGAVLAAAVMSFPLMVRAIRLALEGVDVKLEQAACTLGAGRFRVFFTITLPLMLPGIIAGTVLAFARSLGEFGATITFVSNIPGETRTIPSAMYTLIQMPGGESAAARLCVISIVLAMVSLLISEWLARISRARTGK; from the coding sequence ATGATACTGACCGATCCCGAATGGCAGGCCGTGCTGCTGAGCCTTAAAGTGTCTTCTCTGGCAGTCATCTTCAGTTTGCCCTTTGGGATCTTCTTCGCCTGGTTGCTGGTGAGACGCCATTTTCCAGGCAAAGCGCTGCTGGATAGCCTGCTCCATCTGCCGCTGGTATTGCCGCCGGTGGTGGTGGGGTATTTGCTGCTGGTGTCGATGGGACGCCGTGGGGCGATCGGCGCGTGGCTTTACGACTGGTTCGGCATCACGCTGGCGTTCAGCTGGCGCGGAGCGGTGCTGGCCGCGGCGGTGATGTCGTTCCCGCTGATGGTGCGCGCCATCCGGCTGGCGCTGGAAGGGGTGGACGTCAAACTGGAGCAGGCAGCCTGTACCCTTGGCGCAGGACGTTTTCGTGTTTTCTTTACTATCACGCTGCCGCTGATGCTGCCGGGGATTATCGCCGGGACGGTGCTGGCGTTTGCCCGTTCGCTGGGTGAATTTGGCGCGACCATTACCTTCGTGTCTAACATTCCCGGCGAGACGCGCACCATTCCTTCGGCGATGTATACCCTGATCCAGATGCCCGGTGGCGAAAGCGCTGCCGCCCGCCTGTGCGTGATTTCTATCGTGCTGGCGATGGTTTCGCTGCTCATTTCTGAATGGCTGGCGCGCATCAGCCGCGCGCGGACGGGGAAATAA
- a CDS encoding pyridoxal phosphatase, whose amino-acid sequence MTTRVIALDLDGTLLTPQKTFLPSSVEALMRAKEAGYQLIIVTGRHHVAIHPFYQALALDTPAICCNGTYLYDYHAKKVLTADPMPVPEALQLIEMLNDYNIHGLMYVDDAMLYERPTGHVIRMSKWAQTLPEAQRPVFTQVDSLSQAAQDVNAVWKFALTDENISKLQDFALNVGETLALECEWSWQDQVDVARHGNSKGKRLTQWVESQGWSMKDVVAFGDNQNDISMLEAAGTGVAMGNAVEEVKARANVVIGENTEDSIAQFIYSHLL is encoded by the coding sequence ATGACCACGCGCGTTATCGCCCTGGATTTAGACGGCACCCTGCTGACCCCGCAAAAAACCTTTCTTCCCTCATCCGTTGAAGCCCTCATGCGTGCCAAAGAGGCAGGCTATCAACTGATTATTGTGACCGGGCGACATCATGTTGCCATTCATCCTTTTTATCAGGCACTGGCGTTAGATACACCTGCTATCTGTTGTAATGGTACTTATTTGTATGATTACCATGCAAAAAAAGTTCTGACCGCCGATCCAATGCCGGTGCCTGAGGCGCTGCAACTAATTGAAATGCTGAATGACTACAATATCCACGGGCTGATGTATGTGGACGATGCCATGCTGTATGAGCGTCCGACCGGGCACGTCATCCGTATGAGCAAATGGGCGCAAACGCTACCGGAAGCGCAACGCCCCGTCTTCACGCAGGTAGATTCACTGAGCCAGGCGGCGCAGGACGTCAACGCGGTGTGGAAGTTTGCCCTGACCGACGAGAACATCAGCAAGCTTCAGGATTTCGCCCTTAACGTGGGCGAGACGCTGGCGCTTGAGTGCGAATGGTCCTGGCAGGATCAGGTGGACGTGGCACGTCACGGTAACAGCAAAGGCAAGCGTCTGACGCAATGGGTTGAGTCGCAGGGCTGGTCCATGAAGGACGTGGTGGCCTTTGGCGATAACCAGAACGACATCAGTATGCTGGAAGCCGCAGGCACCGGCGTGGCGATGGGGAATGCGGTTGAAGAAGTGAAAGCGCGAGCCAATGTGGTGATTGGCGAAAACACCGAGGACAGCATCGCGCAGTTTATCTACTCGCACCTGTTGTGA
- a CDS encoding kinase inhibitor produces the protein MKLISKDFQDGDKLHNRYVFNGMGYEGDNISPHLAWDDVPAGTKSFVVTCYDPDAPTGSGWWHWVVANLPADTRVLPQGSGSDLVPLPEGAIQTRTDFGKTGYDGAAPPKGESHRYIFTVHALNVERIDVDEGASGAMVGFNVHFHTLGSASLTTWYI, from the coding sequence ATGAAGTTAATCAGTAAAGACTTCCAGGATGGTGACAAATTACATAATCGCTATGTCTTTAACGGCATGGGCTATGAAGGGGATAATATTTCTCCCCACCTCGCCTGGGATGACGTCCCGGCGGGAACCAAAAGCTTCGTTGTTACCTGCTACGATCCCGATGCTCCAACAGGCTCCGGCTGGTGGCACTGGGTGGTTGCTAACCTGCCAGCGGATACCCGCGTACTGCCTCAGGGTTCCGGCTCCGATCTGGTTCCTCTGCCGGAAGGCGCGATCCAGACCCGTACCGACTTTGGCAAAACGGGCTATGATGGCGCCGCACCGCCGAAGGGCGAATCGCATCGCTATATCTTCACCGTTCACGCGCTGAACGTTGAACGTATTGACGTTGACGAAGGTGCCAGCGGGGCGATGGTGGGTTTTAACGTGCATTTTCATACCCTCGGCAGCGCCTCGCTGACGACGTGGTATATCTGA
- a CDS encoding DUF2000 domain-containing protein has protein sequence MFDTKIALVVRDDLESWQRLNVVAFLATGIVSAAPEVLGEHYIDAVGRQYSRISGQPMLIFAGGLDDLQRTHRKGLERELTIVPYVQAMFATGNDGDNRAVFLQEDADAMNLVGLALRGPKKAVDKVIKGLSLHP, from the coding sequence ATGTTTGACACAAAAATTGCCCTGGTGGTACGCGACGACCTGGAGAGCTGGCAGCGGCTGAACGTTGTTGCTTTTCTGGCAACCGGTATTGTTTCTGCCGCGCCTGAAGTGCTTGGTGAGCATTATATCGATGCCGTGGGCCGGCAATATTCACGCATTTCGGGCCAGCCGATGCTGATTTTTGCCGGTGGGCTCGACGATCTCCAGCGTACGCATCGCAAAGGTCTTGAGCGCGAATTAACAATAGTGCCTTACGTGCAGGCAATGTTCGCTACGGGCAACGACGGGGATAATCGCGCGGTGTTCCTGCAAGAAGATGCCGATGCGATGAATCTGGTCGGTCTTGCCCTGCGCGGCCCGAAAAAGGCCGTCGATAAAGTGATTAAAGGGCTGTCGTTACACCCGTGA
- the modC gene encoding molybdenum ABC transporter ATP-binding protein ModC, protein MLELHFTQTLGSHCLSINETLPASGITAIFGVSGAGKTSLINAISGLTRPEQGRIVLNNRVLSDADKRLFLSPDKRRVGYVFQDARLFPHYKVRGNLRYGMAKSMAGQFDKLVALLGIEPLLDRLPGSLSGGEKQRVAIGRALLTAPELLLLDEPLASLDIPRKRELLPYLQRLAREINIPMLYVSHSLDEILHLADNVLVLEGGQVKAFGPLEEVWGSSVMHPWLPQDQQSSILKVSVLEHHPHYAMTALALGDQHLWVNKIDRPVQSALRIRIQASDVSLVLQPPQQTSIRNILRAKVAQCLDDNGQVEVQLEIGSRTLWARISPWARDELGIKPGLWLYAQIKSVSITA, encoded by the coding sequence ATGCTGGAACTTCACTTTACCCAGACGCTCGGCAGCCACTGTCTCTCCATCAACGAAACGCTGCCTGCCAGCGGCATCACGGCGATTTTCGGCGTCTCCGGCGCGGGTAAAACCTCGCTTATCAACGCCATTAGCGGCCTGACGCGTCCGGAGCAGGGGCGTATCGTATTAAACAATCGTGTGCTCAGCGACGCGGATAAGCGTCTTTTCCTGTCGCCGGATAAGCGCCGCGTAGGCTACGTTTTTCAGGATGCCCGCCTGTTTCCGCATTATAAGGTACGCGGGAACCTGCGTTACGGGATGGCAAAAAGCATGGCCGGGCAATTCGATAAGCTGGTGGCGCTGTTGGGTATTGAGCCGCTACTCGATCGCCTGCCGGGAAGCTTGTCCGGCGGTGAAAAACAGCGGGTAGCGATTGGCCGTGCGTTATTAACCGCCCCGGAGTTGCTGTTGCTCGACGAGCCGCTGGCCTCGCTGGATATTCCCCGCAAGCGCGAACTGCTGCCTTATCTGCAACGACTGGCGCGGGAGATCAACATTCCGATGCTGTACGTCAGTCATTCGCTGGATGAAATTCTGCATCTGGCGGATAACGTGCTGGTGCTGGAAGGGGGGCAGGTGAAAGCCTTTGGCCCACTGGAGGAGGTCTGGGGCAGCAGCGTGATGCATCCCTGGCTACCGCAGGATCAGCAGAGCAGCATCCTGAAGGTCAGCGTACTGGAACATCATCCGCACTATGCGATGACCGCCCTGGCGCTTGGCGATCAGCATCTGTGGGTCAACAAAATTGACCGTCCGGTGCAGTCGGCGCTGCGGATACGTATTCAGGCCTCGGACGTGTCGCTGGTACTCCAGCCGCCACAGCAGACCAGTATTCGTAATATTCTGCGCGCGAAAGTGGCGCAGTGCCTGGACGATAACGGTCAGGTTGAAGTGCAGCTGGAAATTGGCAGCCGCACGCTGTGGGCGCGGATCAGCCCGTGGGCCAGGGATGAACTTGGCATCAAACCTGGCCTGTGGCTGTACGCCCAAATCAAAAGCGTGTCGATAACCGCCTGA
- a CDS encoding AcrZ family multidrug efflux pump-associated protein, whose amino-acid sequence MLELLKSLVFAVIMVPVVMAVILGLIYGLGEVFNIFSGVGHKDRSEQRR is encoded by the coding sequence ATGTTAGAGTTGTTGAAAAGCCTGGTTTTTGCCGTAATCATGGTCCCGGTGGTGATGGCTGTCATCCTGGGGTTAATCTATGGCCTCGGTGAAGTGTTTAACATTTTCTCCGGGGTAGGTCATAAAGACCGCTCCGAACAACGCCGCTGA
- the modA gene encoding molybdate ABC transporter substrate-binding protein, whose amino-acid sequence MARTWVRLFAGATLTLTVAGHALADESKITVFAAASLTNAMQDIAKEYKKEKNVDVVSSFASSSTLARQIEAGAPADLFISADQKWMDYAVDKKAIDTASRETLLGNSLVVVAPKASKLDKVTIDAKTDWTRLLDGGRLAVGDPDHVPAGIYAKEALQKLGAWETLSPKLAPAEDVRGALALVERNEAPLGIVYGSDAVASKGVKVVGTFPEDSHQKVEYPMAIIDGHKNATVSAFYDYLKGPQASAIFKRYGFTTR is encoded by the coding sequence ATGGCACGTACATGGGTACGCTTGTTTGCAGGGGCAACATTAACGCTGACCGTCGCCGGGCATGCGCTGGCAGATGAAAGCAAAATTACCGTTTTTGCGGCCGCGTCGCTGACCAATGCGATGCAGGACATTGCTAAAGAATACAAAAAAGAGAAAAACGTCGACGTCGTTTCCTCTTTTGCCTCTTCGTCTACGCTGGCACGGCAGATTGAAGCCGGTGCGCCGGCGGATCTGTTTATTTCTGCCGATCAGAAATGGATGGATTACGCGGTAGATAAAAAAGCTATCGACACCGCCAGCCGCGAAACGCTGCTGGGTAACAGCCTGGTTGTCGTCGCACCAAAAGCCAGCAAACTGGACAAGGTCACGATTGACGCTAAAACCGACTGGACGCGCCTGCTGGACGGCGGTCGCCTGGCGGTTGGCGATCCGGACCACGTTCCGGCAGGCATTTATGCCAAAGAAGCGCTGCAAAAATTAGGCGCATGGGAGACGCTTTCTCCGAAACTGGCTCCGGCGGAAGACGTTCGCGGCGCGCTGGCGCTGGTGGAACGCAATGAGGCCCCGCTGGGCATCGTCTACGGCTCCGATGCTGTCGCCAGCAAGGGTGTGAAAGTGGTCGGTACCTTCCCGGAAGATTCCCATCAGAAAGTGGAGTACCCGATGGCCATTATCGACGGGCATAAAAATGCCACCGTCAGCGCGTTTTACGACTATCTGAAAGGACCGCAGGCGTCTGCGATTTTCAAACGTTACGGATTCACCACTCGCTAA